From one Marmota flaviventris isolate mMarFla1 chromosome 1, mMarFla1.hap1, whole genome shotgun sequence genomic stretch:
- the Slc44a2 gene encoding choline transporter-like protein 2 isoform X2 has product MEDDRKDGAYGTPQKYDPTFKGPIYNRGCTDVICCVLLLLAIVGYVAVGIIAWTHGDPRKVIYPTDSRGEFCGQKGTKNANKPFLFYFNIVKCASPLVLLEFQCPTPQICVEKCPDRYLTFLSARNSRDFEYYKQFCVPGFQNNKGVAEVLRDGDCPAVLTPSKPLARRCFPAIHAHKGVLMVGNETTYEDGHGSRKNITELVEGAKKANVVLEARQLAMRIFEDYTVSWYWIVIGLVIAMVLSLLFIILLRFLAGIMVWVMIVMVILVLGYGIFHCYMEYARLRGEAGSDVSLVDLGFQTDLRVYLHLRQTWMAFMIILSILEVVIILLLIFLRKRILIAIALIKEASRAVGYVMCSLLYPLVTFFLLCLCIAYWASTAVFLSTSNEAVYKILDDATCSLAGKTCNPETFPSSNESRLCPNAHCQFAFYGGESGYHRALLGLQIFNAFMFFWLANFVLALGQVTLAGAFASYYWAMRKPDDLPAFPLFSAFGRALRYHTGSLAFGALILAIVQIIRVMLEYLDQRLKAAENKFAKFLMTCLKCCFWCLEKFIKFLNRNAYIMIAIYGTNFCTSARNAFFLLMRNIIRVAVLDKVTDFLFLLGKLLIVGSVGILAFFFFTHRIRIVQDTAPPLNYYWVPILTVIVGSYLIAHGFFSVYGMCVDTLFLCFLEDLERNDGSAERPYFMSSALKKLLNKTNKKVAES; this is encoded by the exons GAACTCCCCAGAAGTACGATCCTACCTTCAAAGGACCCATTTACAACAG GGGTTGCACGGATGTCATCTGCTGTGTGCTGCTTCTTCTGGCCATTGTGGGTTATGTGGCCGTGGGCATCATAG CTTGGACCCATGGGGACCCTCGAAAGGTGATCTATCCTACTGACAGCCGTGGGGAGTTCTGCGGGCAGAAAGGCACAAAAAATGC GAACAAACCCTTCCTGTTCTACTTCAACATTGTGAAGTGTGCCAGCCCCCTGGTCCTGCTGGAATTCCAGTGTCCCACCCCACAG ATCTGTGTGGAGAAATGCCCCGACCGCTACCTCACCTTCCTGAGTGCCCGAAATAGTCGGGACTTCGAGTACTACAAGCAGTTCTGTGTTCCTGGCTTCCAGAACAATAAG GGTGTGGCAGAAGTGCTTCGAGATGGTGACTGCCCTGCTGTTCTCACCCCCAGCAAACCCT TGGCCCGGCGATGCTTCCCAGCCATCCATGCTCACAAAGGGGTCCTCATGGTGGGCAACGAGACGACCTATGAAGATGGGCACGGCTCTCGGAAGAACATCACAGAACTGGTGGAGGGTGCCAA AAAGGCCAATGTCGTTCTGGAGGCACGACAGCTGGCCATGCGGATATTTGAAGATTATACCGTCTCTTGGTACTGGATTGTCAT AGGCCTGGTCATCGCCATGGTGCTGAGCCTCCTTTTCATCATCCTGCTGCGCTTCTTGGCTGGCATTATGGTCTGGGTGATGATCGTCATGGTGATTCTGGTGCTGGGCTATG GAATATTTCACTGCTACATGGAGTATGCCCGGCTGCGTGGGGAGGCCGGCTCTGATGTCTCCCTGGTGGACCTTGGCTTCCAGACAGACCTCCGGGTATACTTGCACTTACGGCAGACCTGGATGGCCTTCA TGATCATTCTGAGCATTCTTGAAGTGGTCATCATCTTGCTGCTCATCTTTCTCCGGAAGAGAATTCTCATCGCCATTGCACTCATCAAAGAAGCCAGCAG GGCTGTGGGATACGTTATGTGCTCCCTGCTGTACCCTCTGGTCACCTTCTTCCTGCTGTGTCTTTGCATCGCATACTGGGCCAGCACTGCTGT CTTCCTGTCCACTTCTAATGAAGCTGTCTATAAGATTTTGGATGATGCCACCTGCTCACTAGCTGGGAAAACCTGCAACCCTGAG ACCTTCCCTTCCTCCAATGAATCCCGCCTATGCCCCAACGCGCATTGCCAGTTCGCCTTCTATGGCGGTGAGTCGGGCTACCACCGCGCGCTGCTGGGCCTGCAGATCTTCAATGCCTTCATGTTCTTTTGGTTGGCCAACTTCGTGCTGGCGCTGGGCCAGGTCACACTGGCTGGGGCATTTGCCTCCTACTACTGGGCCATGCGCAAGCCAGACGACCTGCCAGCCTTCCCGCTCTTCTCTGCCTTTGGCCGGGCACTCAG GTACCACACAGGATCCTTGGCCTTTGGTGCCCTCATTCTGGCCATTGTGCAGATCATCCGAGTGATGCTTGAGTATTTGGATCAGCGCCTGAAAG ctGCGGAGAACAAGTTTGCCAAGTTTCTCATGACCTGTCTCAAGTGTTGCTTTTGGTGCCTGGAGAAGTTCATCAAATTCCTCAACAGGAATGCCTACATCATG aTCGCCATCTACGGCACCAACTTCTGCACCTCAGCTAGGAATGCCTTCTTCCTGCTCATGAGAAACATCATCAG AGTGGCCGTCCTAGACAAAGTTACCGACTTCCTCTTCCTGTTGGGCAAACTTCTGATCGTGGGCAGTGTGG GAAtccttgctttcttcttcttcacccATCGTATCAGGATCGTGCAAGATACAGCACCACCTCTCAATTATTACTGGGTCCCAATACTG acGGTGATTGTTGGGTCCTACTTGATTGCCCATGGTTTCTTCAGCGTCTACGGCATGTGTGTGGATACGTTATTCCTCTGCTTCT TGGAGGATCTGGAGAGAAACGATGGGTCAGCTGAGAGGCCTTACTTCATGTCTTCCGCTCTCAAGAAGCTCTTGAACAAGACCAACAAGAAAGTGGCAGAGTCCTAA
- the Slc44a2 gene encoding choline transporter-like protein 2 isoform X1: protein MEDDRKDGAYGTPQKYDPTFKGPIYNRGCTDVICCVLLLLAIVGYVAVGIIAWTHGDPRKVIYPTDSRGEFCGQKGTKNANKPFLFYFNIVKCASPLVLLEFQCPTPQICVEKCPDRYLTFLSARNSRDFEYYKQFCVPGFQNNKGVAEVLRDGDCPAVLTPSKPLARRCFPAIHAHKGVLMVGNETTYEDGHGSRKNITELVEGAKKANVVLEARQLAMRIFEDYTVSWYWIVIGLVIAMVLSLLFIILLRFLAGIMVWVMIVMVILVLGYGIFHCYMEYARLRGEAGSDVSLVDLGFQTDLRVYLHLRQTWMAFMIILSILEVVIILLLIFLRKRILIAIALIKEASRAVGYVMCSLLYPLVTFFLLCLCIAYWASTAVFLSTSNEAVYKILDDATCSLAGKTCNPETFPSSNESRLCPNAHCQFAFYGGESGYHRALLGLQIFNAFMFFWLANFVLALGQVTLAGAFASYYWAMRKPDDLPAFPLFSAFGRALRYHTGSLAFGALILAIVQIIRVMLEYLDQRLKAAENKFAKFLMTCLKCCFWCLEKFIKFLNRNAYIMIAIYGTNFCTSARNAFFLLMRNIIRVAVLDKVTDFLFLLGKLLIVGSVGILAFFFFTHRIRIVQDTAPPLNYYWVPILTVIVGSYLIAHGFFSVYGMCVDTLFLCFCEDLERNDGSQERPYFMSPELRDILLKGSAEEGKQEEVEE from the exons GAACTCCCCAGAAGTACGATCCTACCTTCAAAGGACCCATTTACAACAG GGGTTGCACGGATGTCATCTGCTGTGTGCTGCTTCTTCTGGCCATTGTGGGTTATGTGGCCGTGGGCATCATAG CTTGGACCCATGGGGACCCTCGAAAGGTGATCTATCCTACTGACAGCCGTGGGGAGTTCTGCGGGCAGAAAGGCACAAAAAATGC GAACAAACCCTTCCTGTTCTACTTCAACATTGTGAAGTGTGCCAGCCCCCTGGTCCTGCTGGAATTCCAGTGTCCCACCCCACAG ATCTGTGTGGAGAAATGCCCCGACCGCTACCTCACCTTCCTGAGTGCCCGAAATAGTCGGGACTTCGAGTACTACAAGCAGTTCTGTGTTCCTGGCTTCCAGAACAATAAG GGTGTGGCAGAAGTGCTTCGAGATGGTGACTGCCCTGCTGTTCTCACCCCCAGCAAACCCT TGGCCCGGCGATGCTTCCCAGCCATCCATGCTCACAAAGGGGTCCTCATGGTGGGCAACGAGACGACCTATGAAGATGGGCACGGCTCTCGGAAGAACATCACAGAACTGGTGGAGGGTGCCAA AAAGGCCAATGTCGTTCTGGAGGCACGACAGCTGGCCATGCGGATATTTGAAGATTATACCGTCTCTTGGTACTGGATTGTCAT AGGCCTGGTCATCGCCATGGTGCTGAGCCTCCTTTTCATCATCCTGCTGCGCTTCTTGGCTGGCATTATGGTCTGGGTGATGATCGTCATGGTGATTCTGGTGCTGGGCTATG GAATATTTCACTGCTACATGGAGTATGCCCGGCTGCGTGGGGAGGCCGGCTCTGATGTCTCCCTGGTGGACCTTGGCTTCCAGACAGACCTCCGGGTATACTTGCACTTACGGCAGACCTGGATGGCCTTCA TGATCATTCTGAGCATTCTTGAAGTGGTCATCATCTTGCTGCTCATCTTTCTCCGGAAGAGAATTCTCATCGCCATTGCACTCATCAAAGAAGCCAGCAG GGCTGTGGGATACGTTATGTGCTCCCTGCTGTACCCTCTGGTCACCTTCTTCCTGCTGTGTCTTTGCATCGCATACTGGGCCAGCACTGCTGT CTTCCTGTCCACTTCTAATGAAGCTGTCTATAAGATTTTGGATGATGCCACCTGCTCACTAGCTGGGAAAACCTGCAACCCTGAG ACCTTCCCTTCCTCCAATGAATCCCGCCTATGCCCCAACGCGCATTGCCAGTTCGCCTTCTATGGCGGTGAGTCGGGCTACCACCGCGCGCTGCTGGGCCTGCAGATCTTCAATGCCTTCATGTTCTTTTGGTTGGCCAACTTCGTGCTGGCGCTGGGCCAGGTCACACTGGCTGGGGCATTTGCCTCCTACTACTGGGCCATGCGCAAGCCAGACGACCTGCCAGCCTTCCCGCTCTTCTCTGCCTTTGGCCGGGCACTCAG GTACCACACAGGATCCTTGGCCTTTGGTGCCCTCATTCTGGCCATTGTGCAGATCATCCGAGTGATGCTTGAGTATTTGGATCAGCGCCTGAAAG ctGCGGAGAACAAGTTTGCCAAGTTTCTCATGACCTGTCTCAAGTGTTGCTTTTGGTGCCTGGAGAAGTTCATCAAATTCCTCAACAGGAATGCCTACATCATG aTCGCCATCTACGGCACCAACTTCTGCACCTCAGCTAGGAATGCCTTCTTCCTGCTCATGAGAAACATCATCAG AGTGGCCGTCCTAGACAAAGTTACCGACTTCCTCTTCCTGTTGGGCAAACTTCTGATCGTGGGCAGTGTGG GAAtccttgctttcttcttcttcacccATCGTATCAGGATCGTGCAAGATACAGCACCACCTCTCAATTATTACTGGGTCCCAATACTG acGGTGATTGTTGGGTCCTACTTGATTGCCCATGGTTTCTTCAGCGTCTACGGCATGTGTGTGGATACGTTATTCCTCTGCTTCT GTGAGGACCTTGAGAGGAATGACGGCTCTCAGGAGCGACCCTACTTCATGTCGCCCGAGCTGAGAGACATCCTGTTAAAGGGGAGTGCGGAGGAGGGCAAGCAGGAGGAAGTCGAGGAGTAG
- the Slc44a2 gene encoding choline transporter-like protein 2 isoform X3, producing the protein MNKPFLFYFNIVKCASPLVLLEFQCPTPQICVEKCPDRYLTFLSARNSRDFEYYKQFCVPGFQNNKGVAEVLRDGDCPAVLTPSKPLARRCFPAIHAHKGVLMVGNETTYEDGHGSRKNITELVEGAKKANVVLEARQLAMRIFEDYTVSWYWIVIGLVIAMVLSLLFIILLRFLAGIMVWVMIVMVILVLGYGIFHCYMEYARLRGEAGSDVSLVDLGFQTDLRVYLHLRQTWMAFMIILSILEVVIILLLIFLRKRILIAIALIKEASRAVGYVMCSLLYPLVTFFLLCLCIAYWASTAVFLSTSNEAVYKILDDATCSLAGKTCNPETFPSSNESRLCPNAHCQFAFYGGESGYHRALLGLQIFNAFMFFWLANFVLALGQVTLAGAFASYYWAMRKPDDLPAFPLFSAFGRALRYHTGSLAFGALILAIVQIIRVMLEYLDQRLKAAENKFAKFLMTCLKCCFWCLEKFIKFLNRNAYIMIAIYGTNFCTSARNAFFLLMRNIIRVAVLDKVTDFLFLLGKLLIVGSVGILAFFFFTHRIRIVQDTAPPLNYYWVPILTVIVGSYLIAHGFFSVYGMCVDTLFLCFCEDLERNDGSQERPYFMSPELRDILLKGSAEEGKQEEVEE; encoded by the exons AT GAACAAACCCTTCCTGTTCTACTTCAACATTGTGAAGTGTGCCAGCCCCCTGGTCCTGCTGGAATTCCAGTGTCCCACCCCACAG ATCTGTGTGGAGAAATGCCCCGACCGCTACCTCACCTTCCTGAGTGCCCGAAATAGTCGGGACTTCGAGTACTACAAGCAGTTCTGTGTTCCTGGCTTCCAGAACAATAAG GGTGTGGCAGAAGTGCTTCGAGATGGTGACTGCCCTGCTGTTCTCACCCCCAGCAAACCCT TGGCCCGGCGATGCTTCCCAGCCATCCATGCTCACAAAGGGGTCCTCATGGTGGGCAACGAGACGACCTATGAAGATGGGCACGGCTCTCGGAAGAACATCACAGAACTGGTGGAGGGTGCCAA AAAGGCCAATGTCGTTCTGGAGGCACGACAGCTGGCCATGCGGATATTTGAAGATTATACCGTCTCTTGGTACTGGATTGTCAT AGGCCTGGTCATCGCCATGGTGCTGAGCCTCCTTTTCATCATCCTGCTGCGCTTCTTGGCTGGCATTATGGTCTGGGTGATGATCGTCATGGTGATTCTGGTGCTGGGCTATG GAATATTTCACTGCTACATGGAGTATGCCCGGCTGCGTGGGGAGGCCGGCTCTGATGTCTCCCTGGTGGACCTTGGCTTCCAGACAGACCTCCGGGTATACTTGCACTTACGGCAGACCTGGATGGCCTTCA TGATCATTCTGAGCATTCTTGAAGTGGTCATCATCTTGCTGCTCATCTTTCTCCGGAAGAGAATTCTCATCGCCATTGCACTCATCAAAGAAGCCAGCAG GGCTGTGGGATACGTTATGTGCTCCCTGCTGTACCCTCTGGTCACCTTCTTCCTGCTGTGTCTTTGCATCGCATACTGGGCCAGCACTGCTGT CTTCCTGTCCACTTCTAATGAAGCTGTCTATAAGATTTTGGATGATGCCACCTGCTCACTAGCTGGGAAAACCTGCAACCCTGAG ACCTTCCCTTCCTCCAATGAATCCCGCCTATGCCCCAACGCGCATTGCCAGTTCGCCTTCTATGGCGGTGAGTCGGGCTACCACCGCGCGCTGCTGGGCCTGCAGATCTTCAATGCCTTCATGTTCTTTTGGTTGGCCAACTTCGTGCTGGCGCTGGGCCAGGTCACACTGGCTGGGGCATTTGCCTCCTACTACTGGGCCATGCGCAAGCCAGACGACCTGCCAGCCTTCCCGCTCTTCTCTGCCTTTGGCCGGGCACTCAG GTACCACACAGGATCCTTGGCCTTTGGTGCCCTCATTCTGGCCATTGTGCAGATCATCCGAGTGATGCTTGAGTATTTGGATCAGCGCCTGAAAG ctGCGGAGAACAAGTTTGCCAAGTTTCTCATGACCTGTCTCAAGTGTTGCTTTTGGTGCCTGGAGAAGTTCATCAAATTCCTCAACAGGAATGCCTACATCATG aTCGCCATCTACGGCACCAACTTCTGCACCTCAGCTAGGAATGCCTTCTTCCTGCTCATGAGAAACATCATCAG AGTGGCCGTCCTAGACAAAGTTACCGACTTCCTCTTCCTGTTGGGCAAACTTCTGATCGTGGGCAGTGTGG GAAtccttgctttcttcttcttcacccATCGTATCAGGATCGTGCAAGATACAGCACCACCTCTCAATTATTACTGGGTCCCAATACTG acGGTGATTGTTGGGTCCTACTTGATTGCCCATGGTTTCTTCAGCGTCTACGGCATGTGTGTGGATACGTTATTCCTCTGCTTCT GTGAGGACCTTGAGAGGAATGACGGCTCTCAGGAGCGACCCTACTTCATGTCGCCCGAGCTGAGAGACATCCTGTTAAAGGGGAGTGCGGAGGAGGGCAAGCAGGAGGAAGTCGAGGAGTAG